In Pirellulaceae bacterium, the sequence TTTCACATTCTAATGGTCTCGGTGGCTCCGGAACACGGCAGAGTCGCGCAAACTAACGGTAATTCGCGGGTGATTTGTCGAACGAGTGCACGCGCCGGTTGTCGCGACAATTATGAAGATTCGCCCGGATGACTGCTATTCGGCCGTGTCACGAGTACCATAGTTGGCTTGCAAGCTAAACTTAGTGGAGCCAAATTACGAGGCGATCACGAAGGAAAGATAGGCAGGATCCAGCCGCAATATGTCGATGTCCCAGAAAAAATCTGCATTCAACGAACAAGCGTTTCAACCGGATCATTATATAAATCGCGAGTTGAGCTGGCTCGAGTTCAACGCTCGAGTTCTTGAGGAAGCAAAAGATCCCTCGACGCCTCTGTTGGAAAGAGTCAAATTTCTCTCGATTTTCAGTTCGAATCTGGATGAGTTTTTCATGGTGCGCGTTGCCGGCCTGCGGGAACAGGCTTTCGCATCAGAGGCACCACAGGACTATAACCCGGACGGGATGAAGGCGATCGCCCAACTGCGGAAAATCGCGTCCCGAACGAAGGAGCTGGTTCTGGATCAATATGATTGCTGGACGAACGGCGTGCTGCCGGCCTTGTCCGCCGAAGGGATTCACATCCGACCGTTGATGGAGGTTAAGGATACGAGCCAATTGGATCGGTTCTTTCGAGAGACTGTCTTTCCGATTATCACTCCCATGGCAATCGATCCGAGTCATCCTCGTCCCCGCTACCATAATCGTAGTCTTTACATCAGCGTTGCCTTGCGACGTCGGAGTGGTATTGGACCCAAGAGATTGTTCGCCGTCGTCCAGATTCCTCAGGTGTTGCCTCGGCTGATTCCGATCAAAGAGGGTGAGACTTCGTTCGTTTATTTAGAAGATTTGATCGCTTCTCGCTTGCCCGAGTTGTTTGGAGGGTATGAGATTCTGACTTATGCTCCGTTTCGACTGACCCGCGATAGTGACTTAGATCTGATCGAGCAAGAGTCGGATGACATGTTGCGATTGATTGAAGAGCGGCTGAAGGCACGACGGCGTGCGGATGCGGTCAGGTTGGAAATCGCGGCGGATGCCGACGAGGATTTGATTGAGGCGATTGAACATCAGGAAGAGTTGCGAGCGACCTCCGTTCGCGGCGATGAAATGTACGAGGAGGTTTATCGCATCCCTGGTCCCCTGGACCTCACTGGACTCGGCGCTCTCTATGAGTTATCGGAGTATGAGCATCTGAAGGATCCTTCGTTTTCACCGCGAATCGCGACAGGCTTGCGTCGGCGTGGGGAGGATATTTTTGCTGCGATTGGCCGCCGTGATATTTTGCTGCATCATCCGTATGATGACTTTTCTCCGGTTGTCGACTTTGTCGTAAGAGCGGCTCAAGATTCCAATGTACTGGCGATCAAGCAAACGCTTTATCGTACCAGCGGAGACTCCCCTATCGTTCAGGCCTTGATGGACGCTGCGGAGGCAGGGAAACAAGTGACGGCGCTGATTGAATTGCAGGCTCGTTTTGATGAAGAAGCCAACGTGGGGTGGGCCCGGAAATTAGAACAGTATGGTGTGCATGTTGTCTATGGATTCCTTGACCTGAAGACGCACTGCAAGGTTTCACTGGTGGTTCGTCAAGAAGCTGACCTTGTTAAACGATATGTTCATCTCGGTACTGGAAACTACAATCCGTCCACTGCACGACTCTATACGGATCTTGGTTTGTTTACCTCCGATGAGGATATTGGTGCGGATGTGTCGGCATTATTTAATTTGTTGACGGGTTATTCGCAGGGATACAAATGGCGAAAACTCGTGGTCGCGCCCACTCACTTACATCAGCGGACTATTGAACTCATCAATGAACAAACCGAATTGGCCCGTGCGGGCAAGCCATCGCGGATTTTTGCAAAGCTGAATTCGCTGGTGGACCACCGCGTGATCGATGCCCTCTATTGTGCCAGCCAGGCGGGCGTGCCGATCCAGCTGATAGTGCGAGGAATCTGCTGCCTGCGGCCCGACATCGATGGAGTATCGGACAATATTCACGTGACCAGCATCGTTGATCGATTCCTAGAGCACAGTCGGATTTGTGTCTTTGGACCGGACGATACGGCGAAAGTCTTTCTCAGTAGTGCCGATTGGATGCCTCGCAACTTTTATCGCCGGGTCGAAGTAATGTTTCCCGTGGAAGCACCCGTCCTGAAGCGGCAGATCTTGACAGAACTGTTGCCGGCTTATCTTCGTGATAATACACGGGCTCGACGATTGAAAGCTGATGGGAGTTACTCGCGATTGAAATCTGGTCGAGGGCAGCGGTCATTCCGTTCTCAAACCGAATTGTTATCATCGGATGCACTGATTGCACCCCGCCCCATGGTAGTCAACGAGTCGCAGGATACGCAAAATGATAGCTCTCGTGCGTCAACCAAGAAACGTACACGAGCGAAATAATGACTCCAGATCAGGCAGAGGAATCAGGAAATGTCCGTACTACGACGACTGGTTGTACTCCGACATGCGAAGAGTTCGTGGGCCAGTGGTGCGACCACTGACCATCAACGTCCCTTAAATGCACGCGGACAAAGCGATGCGCCCCGCGTTGGGAGGGCATTAATTGAGGCCGGTTGGTTACCCCAGATGATTCTCAGTAGCGACTCACAACGCACTCGTGAGACCTACCAACGGATGGTCTCCGAGTTTCCGACGGAGATTCCTGTCCAATTTCACGCTACTTTGTACCATGCCGGACTGTCCGAAATTCTCGCCGAAGCGCCTGCCGTTTCCGAGGAGGTGACAACACTGTTGGTGCTTGGACACAATCCAGGTTGGCAAGAGGCCGTTCGCCAACTGTCAGGGGAAGAGATCGCGATGAAGACCGCAAATGCTGCCTTGCTCGAAGGCGAGGGTCTCGATTGGATAGACGCTCTGCAGAAAAGAGGCGGCTGGCGTCTTGTGGATACAATCTGCGCCCGAGATCTTTCCTGACGCGTCAGGCCCGTTTTCTGGCGGTCGTGTCCGATCGTATTGAGGAGCGGTCGATTGACTGGTCTCTCAACGCAATGACATTTCGTTGCAGCTGACCAACCGTCAACGAAATGTCGGGTCGAATTTGACTCCCAAATCGCTGCTGATCGAACGGATATTATAGGAGTGTCTTGGATCGACGCCGTTCAGTCAGTGAGAGGTTTCACCTGAAGATTCTTGTAAAGAACCTTGCTCTTGGGATCGTGGGCTTGTAACGCCATTCGATCGCTCGAGAGTTGACGTTCTGGTCGATCCAAATTGGCCGGTTCGGTGTAGTCAGTGATGGTTTCGCCATTGATCTTCACGACGATGTGCTTGCCCTTAACGATAATCTCGTAGGTAAACCACTCGTTGTCCTTGGCCGGTGACTTGAAATTGTCTTTGACATTGTACAAGCCGGGCGTCTTCTTGGGGTCCGTGTGCGTCGCATTCACTTGCGCCTCGTAACCACGATTGGGCCAGCCGGCATCAACGTATTTGGTGTGGAAGTAGATTACGGAGTTTGAGCCAGGAGTCGTCATGACATCTACTTTGAAGTGAAAGTCTTTGAAGGTAGTTTTTCTGTCCTCGCCGACAAAAAAACATGAGCTCGTGGGCCATTCACGACCAATAATCCGTCTTCGACTCGGAAAGCTTTTGGATCTTCATTGATCTTTCAACCGCTGAGATCCTTTCCTCGACTGCGACAGATCTCGAATAAATTGTCGACGATTGAGAATGAAGTCGCTTCCGCTTCGAGTCCGATCGGGGACAGATGCTGCCGTGACCATGCCGCCTGTCGATTTCCGGCGTGAAGATCAATGCTTCATACCACGGTCATGATAGTCATAACTGGATTGCAACAAGACCGTTGACTTACCGGCATTCATCGCAGAGTAATAAAAGTAAACCTTCGCCATCGCACCTTCTGACCGTTGCACTGACCAAAGGCGAACCTCCGTATTGTAGCGTAGGCGTTCGTCTGGCGTGATGGGCAATGATCGCTAAGCAAAAAAAGCCAGCGACAGTTGGAGGAGAACCGTCGCTGGCTTTACCGCTTCGTCTGGGGCATGAAGGGCTGCATCAGATGGCGGCCCGGTGGGATTCATGTCAGTGTTGGAGAGAATAGCTGTCGTCTCACAAATCAAAGCAATCAGTGTGCCAATTTCAAAATGATGATCGGCTGTTGGCCAGATCCTCGCACAACAATGCGGATTTGTTGTTGCCGCGATGATTACCTTCGTTCTTTGCGTTTGATTTTTGCAGCATGATGATGGATTTTGACCACCCGGGATGAGTTGTGGAAACGATCCGATTTAGGACTGATGTTCCAGGTTTAAAAAATAGAGGCCGGCGTAAACCTTGAAATCCACTTGCACGCCTCGCTCACGTTCTGTTTGCAGCCAGCTGGGTACTTCTGTCAGTGGGATGGTATGAACAGTAATCGATTCGTTTTCGACGCCGCCCCCCGCATGGCGTCGCTGCAGCTGAGAGGCACGCATCAAGTGAACGCCCTCGTCAGTTAGTCCAGCCGAGGATACGCCATCCACGAGCAGTTGCAGTCGGCCGGCTTCGTAGCCGGTTTCCTCGAGGAGTTCGCGACCGGCCGCTTCCTCCCAAGATTCTTTGCGGTGCGCCGGATCGTCGCCAACGAGTCCTGCCGGGAGTTCGATCACTGGCCCGGCGACCGGAATGCGATACTGTTCAATGAGCACCAGATGCCGGTCGTCTGTGACAGCGACGACTCCGACGGCGCCGATCGAATTTGGGCGACGTGCATAGGTCCAGTGTCCGTGTTGCACCAGTTGTAAATAATTCGTTTCGGCCAGGATTTCCGGCTTTGATTCGTTCGTTGGTTTCATCAGGAAAGGGTCTTATTCGAATGGTTTTTGGCCGATCAAGGTTCAATGCGAGAACTCCCGACTTCGCTCTGGTAGCCTGACCAAATCAGATCGATAGTGTAGGATGCTGTGCGAGGAACGCTAGGCCGCTGGTTTGGAAAGGTCGGCTGAAAATTGCGTTCGTTTCATCAACTCAGACTTGTCCAAGTGAGTCATCATGAGTTTGTATTTTGCCGCCGGTTCGCCCACGACCGTGCTGACCGACGAGGATTTACAGCAAGCGCTTGCCGGCTGTTTTCAGCAATTAGGGTTGCGCGAGCGAGTGCTGATTATTCCGCCAGATTTTACCCGATTTCACAGTCAGGCTGGCAAGATCACTTGCATGATCCATGAACAGCTCGGGAATCATGTCGTCGATGTGATGCCCGCGCTGGGAACCCACGATGCGATGGAAAGCTGGCAGTTGGAGCGGATGTATCCCTCGATCCCGCCAGGCTTGATTCGTGTGCATGACTGGCGAAAAGATGTCGTGACGATTGGGCAAGTGCCCGCCGAGTTCGTTGCGGATGTGACCGATGGTTTATGGACACGGCCGTGGCCAGCGCAATTGAATCGGCTGCTTTGGGAAGGGCAACACGATCTGATCATGTCGATCGGGCAAGTCGTTCCCCACGAGGTCATTGGCATGGCCAACTACAATAAAAATATTTTCGTTGGGACCGGTGGCAGTACGGGTATTAATGAGAGTCATTTCATCGGAGCTGCGTACGGAATGGAGCGAATGATGGGACGAGCCGATACACCGCTTCGTCGCATCCTAAATCAAGCCGAGTCGCTTTTCTGTCAGCATTTGCCGCTGTTGTATGTGTTGACCGTTGTGGGGGAGGATGAAAGAGGTCAGCTTGTGATCCGCGGACTTTTTATCGGCGATGATCCAGAGTGTTTCGAGCGAGCCAGTGAATTGTCTCTGCAAGTGAATTTTACCTTGATGGATCAGCAGCCTGATACGGTGGTGGCTTATCTCGACCCCGAAGAATTCCATAGTACGTGGCTGGGTAACAAGGCTGTCTATCGGACTCGACTGTTAATTGCCGATGAGGGCGAATTGATTGTGCTGGCGCCCGGAGTGAAAACATTCGGAGAGGACAAACAAATCGATCTGCTGATTCGTAAATATGGCTACAGAAAGACGGAAGAAGTCATGAAGTTCGTCGACGAGCAGGATGACCTGCGGCAGAATCTATCGGCAGCAGCTCATCTGATTCACGGCTCGTCGGAAGGGCGATTTCGAATCACCTACTGCCCAGGTCATCTGACAGAAGCCGAAGTCCGAGGCGTGGGTTATCAGTATGGAGATTTGACGGAGATGATTGAGACTTACAATCCAGAACGACTTTCTGATGGCTGGAATGACGTTGAGGGGAAACGGATTTTCTTCGTCCGAAATCCCGCACTCGGTCTCTGGGCGTCGAAAGCGAGGTTGACCAACGGATGACAAAAGAAATTGAACGTCGGCCCTGGCAACGTGTGATTGATGGAGTTGCTCGAGCAGTGCGGCTGGGCCGAATGCCAGAGGGGATTGAAGAGCATCGAGGACAAATTGTATTTCCCGGTGCCTTCAACCCGATGCACGCGGGCCATCAACGGATGGCCGAACTGGCGGCCGATTGGTTTGATCGGCCGGTCGAGTTCGAGTTGTCGATCCACAATGTCGATAAGCCGACGCTGGAATCCGATGAAATTGCCCGTCGAATGGCACAATTCCAATCCCAGCACATTGTTTGGATTACTCGAACTCCCACTTTTAAGGAAAAGGCGCGCCAGTTCCCGGGAGCAACTTTTGTGATCGGATTTGATACGCTGCAGCGTATGATCGACCCGACCTATTACAATCGGGGGCCCCAGGGACGAGATGCGGCGTTGACAAAAATTTACCAGCAAGATTGTCGATTTGTCGTTTTCGGGCGGGAAAGTGGCGGCCAATTCGGAACGGCAGCCGAGCTTGATCTGCCATCCGAATTGGGCGAACGGTGTCGCACGGTGACCTCCGATGAATTCCGGCTAGATATCTCTTCCACACAACTGCGGCGAGCGAGTGAAGGTCTGGCTGATGTTCCCTGATCGCCAATCAGTCCAGAGCTTGGGAGTTTCCAATTGCCCTCCAGAGGGGTAGGCTCTATACTTGCGGTTCCCCCCACCAATGCTCGCGGTCGACGCCGACGTTGGTTTCTCTAGAAGTTCACAAATACCGTTCGCATGTCAGATTCTGGATCGAGAGCTTCGCATCAAATGGAACGGCCGCTTTTCGCTGGCGTTGACGTTGGCGGTACCAATATCAAATTAGGGATCGTTGACAATCAAGGTCAAACGATCCTGAAGCGGTCGATTGCCACCGATGAGGAGCAGGGACCGGCCGCTGCGATGGAGCGGGTTGCTGACCAAATCAAGAAGATGATGGGCGAGCTGAATCTGTCGGCGGACGGTATCGCTGCTGTCGGATTGGCCACTCCTGGCACGATGGATCTCAAGGCCGGTTTACTGTTGCACCCGCATAATCTGCCACATTGGTGGGAGTTCCCGATCCGAGATTGCCTGCGGGAGTGTTGTCATTTACCCGTCTGGTTTGGAAACGATGCCAATGTGGCCGCTTTGGGTGAATTCTGGGTCGGTATCGGAAGCAATCATTCGAGCATTGCTTTCTTGACACTGGGAACAGGAGTCGGTGGGGGAATTATCATCGATTCTCAGGTCATTGACGGTGAGAATAGCGCTGGTAGTGAGTTAGGTCACACGATCATTGACTTTACCGGGTCAGGACGCATGTGCGGCTGTGGTCAGCGAGGTCATTTAGAGGCGTATGCGAGTGGTAAAGCGGTCGTACAGCGTACTCTCGAACAATTGTCTCAGGGGATCAAAAGTGGATTGTCGGATCGACTTGCTGAAGCTGGTGAATTAACGCCACTGATGGTTGCCGAAGAAGCGGAACGCGGAGATTCTCTGGCGCGAGAAATCGTACTCGATACGGCCAAGTATCTGGGGGTTGGAGCAGTCAATGTGATGCACACGGTTGACCCCAGCGCGGTGATTTTTGGTGGAGCGATGAATTTCGGGGGCTCCGACAGTGAATTAGGAATGGAGTTTCTCAACCGTATTCGACAGGAGGTTCGCGACAGGGCCTTTCCTGTGTTGGTGGAACGCACCCGCATCGATTTTGCGACGCTAGGCGGTGATGCCGGCTATATTGGTGCGGCGGGTATGGCGCGAAATGGGCAGCAAAGTTCTTCGATCAATGAATGACCGTCGGTTGTCGGTCGGTCATTCTTGTTCAATGTCGATTTGATTGTAGGTTTCCAAAACGTTTGAAGCCCTCGGTGTCGCGTGTCAAAAATAATCCACCCGAATTGCCAGAATATTCGCAACTTTTGCATCGTTGCTCACATTGACCATGGGAAGAGCACGCTTGCCGATCGATTGCTCGAATCTACCGGAACGGTCGAGCATCGTGAGATGAAGGAACAGTTGCTCGATGATATGGAACTGGAACGTGCTCGGGGAATTACGATCAAAGCGCGAGCCGTGTGCATGAAGTTTCGCCGAGATGATGGGGAAACGTTTGAGCTGAATTTGATCGACACTCCAGGGCACGTCGATTTCCATTACGAGGTTTCCCGATCTCTCACTTGTTGCGAAGGTGCCTTGCTGCTTGTGGATGCCTTTCAGGGCGTTGAAGCTCAAACCGTTGCCAACGCCTATGCGGCCATGGAACATGATTTGACGATTATTCCCGTCGTCAACAAGATCGATCTTTCGCATGCCCGTACAGACCAAGTTATTGAGGAAATGGAGCAGTCGCTGGGTGTGGAGTCGGATGACGTTTTGCGGGTGAGTGCAAAAAGTGGAATTGGAATTAGCGACTTGCTGGATTCGATTCTCGAACGTGTACCGGCTCCCGAAGGCGATCCTGATGGGGGGCTTCAAGCGATGGTCTTCGACTCGAACTATGATCGTTTTCGTGGTGCCATCACCTATGTTCGAATCATGAATGGAACAATTTGCAAAGGTGAAAAGCTGCGATTCATGCGCGCCGGCACCACGCACGAAGTCATCGAAGTCGGACAGTTTACGCCCCAACGAGAAGCTTGTGATGCCTTGCATGCGGGGCAGGTGGGGTATTTGATCTGTAACATCAAATCAATAGATGCCGTCCATATCGGAGACACGATTTGCCATGCGGCGGATGAGTCGATTGAAGCACTGATCGGATATCAGGAACCGAAGCGGATGGTCTACTGCGGTTTGTTCCCATCCGATGGGCAAGATTTTGAAGAACTGCGCGACGCGCTCAATCGACTCTCGATTAATGACCCCAGCTTTGAGTTCGAACCCGAGACGAGCGAGGCTTTAGGTTTTGGCTTTCGTTGCGGATTCCTGGGTTTGCTGCACATGGAAATCGTACAACAACGCCTGGAGCAGGAATCGGATATCGACTTGGTGCAAACCGCACCCAATGTGACCTATGAGGTTGTCAAAAGTAGGACGGGTGAAACGGTCGAGATTCATCGTCCCCAAGAGGTACCCGATTCGGGCGATATTGACGAATTTCGTCAACCAATCGTGCGCGTCAATCTGGTGCAACCCACCGAGTTCATCGGCCCTGTGATGCAACTCTGTCAGGATCGTCGAGGAATCCTGATTCGGACGGAGTACCTGTCACCCACTCGAGCCATGTTGACCTACGACTTGCCCCTGGCGGAAGTCATCTACGATCTGCACGATAAATTGAAAAGTGTCACACGCGGCTATGGTACGATGGATTATGAGTTCCTCGGCTATCAGCCGGCCGAACTGGTGCGACTTGATATTCTCGTTAACGGCAACCGCGTCGATGCACTCTCCGTCATCTGCGATCGTCGTGATGCGGATCGTCGAGGTCGTGCCGTTGTTAAAAAATTGAAGAATGAGATAGATCGACACATGTTCGAAGTGGCTGTGCAAGCTGCGATCGGATCTCGCGTGATTGCTCGTGAAACGGTGCCTGCCATGCGAAAGAATGTTACCGCCAAATGCTACGGTGGTGATATCTCGCGAAAACGTAAGTTGTGGGCCAAGCAACGCGAGGGAAAAAAACGGATGAAGTCGATTGGGCAGGTCGACATCCCACAGAAAGCCTTTATGGCCGTGCTCGATACGGGTGAGGCCAAAAAGTAAGGTCCGTTTCGAATGGCCCACGCCGCTTCCCATCCGGAAGAGTCTGCAGGACGGCAGCAACGATTTTCCATCGCTCATCGCTGGGCCTTTCTGGCTGTCTGCCTGCTGCTCGTCAGCGGTTGGGCCTGTTCACGTCTTGTCGTTCGTGGCCTTGTGTTTCCGATTCGCGTTGTCGAAGGTTCGATGGCGCCCAACTTGTGCGGCGACCATTATCAGATTCATTGTCCCCAGTGTGGATCGTTTTTTCGGGTAGATGCGCTCCTGCCCCATGACTTTATCCTAACCTGTCCTCAATGCGGGCATCGATTTGAATATGAACCCGGCACTCGAATCCCCGGCGATCGTGTTATTCTCAATCGTTGGGATGGTCTCACCGCGAACATTCAAAGATGGGATCTGGTTGCGGCGACCGACCCATTGCATGCTAGGCGATTAGTGGTCAAGCGAGTGGTTGCCTTGCCGGGTGAGCGAGTGTCCATTGAGCATGGAAATGTACTCATCAATGGAAAGCTGGTGAGGAAA encodes:
- the ppk1 gene encoding polyphosphate kinase 1; the encoded protein is MSQKKSAFNEQAFQPDHYINRELSWLEFNARVLEEAKDPSTPLLERVKFLSIFSSNLDEFFMVRVAGLREQAFASEAPQDYNPDGMKAIAQLRKIASRTKELVLDQYDCWTNGVLPALSAEGIHIRPLMEVKDTSQLDRFFRETVFPIITPMAIDPSHPRPRYHNRSLYISVALRRRSGIGPKRLFAVVQIPQVLPRLIPIKEGETSFVYLEDLIASRLPELFGGYEILTYAPFRLTRDSDLDLIEQESDDMLRLIEERLKARRRADAVRLEIAADADEDLIEAIEHQEELRATSVRGDEMYEEVYRIPGPLDLTGLGALYELSEYEHLKDPSFSPRIATGLRRRGEDIFAAIGRRDILLHHPYDDFSPVVDFVVRAAQDSNVLAIKQTLYRTSGDSPIVQALMDAAEAGKQVTALIELQARFDEEANVGWARKLEQYGVHVVYGFLDLKTHCKVSLVVRQEADLVKRYVHLGTGNYNPSTARLYTDLGLFTSDEDIGADVSALFNLLTGYSQGYKWRKLVVAPTHLHQRTIELINEQTELARAGKPSRIFAKLNSLVDHRVIDALYCASQAGVPIQLIVRGICCLRPDIDGVSDNIHVTSIVDRFLEHSRICVFGPDDTAKVFLSSADWMPRNFYRRVEVMFPVEAPVLKRQILTELLPAYLRDNTRARRLKADGSYSRLKSGRGQRSFRSQTELLSSDALIAPRPMVVNESQDTQNDSSRASTKKRTRAK
- a CDS encoding histidine phosphatase family protein produces the protein MSVLRRLVVLRHAKSSWASGATTDHQRPLNARGQSDAPRVGRALIEAGWLPQMILSSDSQRTRETYQRMVSEFPTEIPVQFHATLYHAGLSEILAEAPAVSEEVTTLLVLGHNPGWQEAVRQLSGEEIAMKTANAALLEGEGLDWIDALQKRGGWRLVDTICARDLS
- a CDS encoding DUF1080 domain-containing protein; this encodes MGREWPTSSCFFVGEDRKTTFKDFHFKVDVMTTPGSNSVIYFHTKYVDAGWPNRGYEAQVNATHTDPKKTPGLYNVKDNFKSPAKDNEWFTYEIIVKGKHIVVKINGETITDYTEPANLDRPERQLSSDRMALQAHDPKSKVLYKNLQVKPLTD
- a CDS encoding NUDIX hydrolase, whose protein sequence is MKPTNESKPEILAETNYLQLVQHGHWTYARRPNSIGAVGVVAVTDDRHLVLIEQYRIPVAGPVIELPAGLVGDDPAHRKESWEEAAGRELLEETGYEAGRLQLLVDGVSSAGLTDEGVHLMRASQLQRRHAGGGVENESITVHTIPLTEVPSWLQTERERGVQVDFKVYAGLYFLNLEHQS
- a CDS encoding lactate racemase domain-containing protein; translated protein: MSLYFAAGSPTTVLTDEDLQQALAGCFQQLGLRERVLIIPPDFTRFHSQAGKITCMIHEQLGNHVVDVMPALGTHDAMESWQLERMYPSIPPGLIRVHDWRKDVVTIGQVPAEFVADVTDGLWTRPWPAQLNRLLWEGQHDLIMSIGQVVPHEVIGMANYNKNIFVGTGGSTGINESHFIGAAYGMERMMGRADTPLRRILNQAESLFCQHLPLLYVLTVVGEDERGQLVIRGLFIGDDPECFERASELSLQVNFTLMDQQPDTVVAYLDPEEFHSTWLGNKAVYRTRLLIADEGELIVLAPGVKTFGEDKQIDLLIRKYGYRKTEEVMKFVDEQDDLRQNLSAAAHLIHGSSEGRFRITYCPGHLTEAEVRGVGYQYGDLTEMIETYNPERLSDGWNDVEGKRIFFVRNPALGLWASKARLTNG
- a CDS encoding ROK family protein; this encodes MERPLFAGVDVGGTNIKLGIVDNQGQTILKRSIATDEEQGPAAAMERVADQIKKMMGELNLSADGIAAVGLATPGTMDLKAGLLLHPHNLPHWWEFPIRDCLRECCHLPVWFGNDANVAALGEFWVGIGSNHSSIAFLTLGTGVGGGIIIDSQVIDGENSAGSELGHTIIDFTGSGRMCGCGQRGHLEAYASGKAVVQRTLEQLSQGIKSGLSDRLAEAGELTPLMVAEEAERGDSLAREIVLDTAKYLGVGAVNVMHTVDPSAVIFGGAMNFGGSDSELGMEFLNRIRQEVRDRAFPVLVERTRIDFATLGGDAGYIGAAGMARNGQQSSSINE
- the lepA gene encoding translation elongation factor 4, whose amino-acid sequence is MSKIIHPNCQNIRNFCIVAHIDHGKSTLADRLLESTGTVEHREMKEQLLDDMELERARGITIKARAVCMKFRRDDGETFELNLIDTPGHVDFHYEVSRSLTCCEGALLLVDAFQGVEAQTVANAYAAMEHDLTIIPVVNKIDLSHARTDQVIEEMEQSLGVESDDVLRVSAKSGIGISDLLDSILERVPAPEGDPDGGLQAMVFDSNYDRFRGAITYVRIMNGTICKGEKLRFMRAGTTHEVIEVGQFTPQREACDALHAGQVGYLICNIKSIDAVHIGDTICHAADESIEALIGYQEPKRMVYCGLFPSDGQDFEELRDALNRLSINDPSFEFEPETSEALGFGFRCGFLGLLHMEIVQQRLEQESDIDLVQTAPNVTYEVVKSRTGETVEIHRPQEVPDSGDIDEFRQPIVRVNLVQPTEFIGPVMQLCQDRRGILIRTEYLSPTRAMLTYDLPLAEVIYDLHDKLKSVTRGYGTMDYEFLGYQPAELVRLDILVNGNRVDALSVICDRRDADRRGRAVVKKLKNEIDRHMFEVAVQAAIGSRVIARETVPAMRKNVTAKCYGGDISRKRKLWAKQREGKKRMKSIGQVDIPQKAFMAVLDTGEAKK